From Cyanobium sp. Tous-M-B4, the proteins below share one genomic window:
- a CDS encoding ATP-dependent Clp protease ATP-binding subunit, whose product MPPSLTSEPDRFSEDAWELLLSSQDTARRWRHGAMDVEHLLQTLLLERRFGRWLDPLPLEPDRLLDQLESFCVDQPGSAGGELYIGDALEDLLEDGDRCRAAWGDPLLDVSHLLVALVRDPRIGAPLLVAEGLSEDLLQRQFRPGSPASPTPPAPAPPQAPAPAPDAWIDAGPSPLAPVAAAPLAAPLVAAPLEQEPPEPSALELYGRDLTAAARAGELDPVIGRDLEMRRLIQVLSRRSKNNPVLIGEPGVGKTAVAELLAQRIVAGEVPDSLQGLRLVALDLGALIAGAKFRGQFEERLRAVLKEVHDADAVPGAAGVVLFIDELHTVVSGDRSNADAGSVLKPALAQGYLRCIGATTAEDYRRSIEKDPGLDRRFQQVLIKEPGLDTCVEILRGLKERYELHHGVAITDQALVAATRLADRYIADRCLPDSAIDLVDEAAAQLRMEVTSKPQLVEAAEAELRRVELALLSAEAAPLEERLQLQEQRRRATETLLALQQRWQAERERLAELRELLQQDEDLRHAITEAEREGDYEEAARLQHDQLNGLQQRRETLEAELKGETILREQVEEGDIADVVARWTGIPVQRLLAGERQKLLELEQLLGERVVGQLEAVAAVAAAIRRARAGMQSPTRPVGSFLFLGPTGVGKTELAKALAAALFDEDDALVRLDMSEFMERNAVARLVGAPPGYVGYEEGGQLTEAVRRRPYAVLLLDEVEKAHPEVFNLLLQVLDDGRLTDSQGRTVDFRHTVVIMTSNLASRAILDSAKAAREAGVEPDQQAWRDQQTWLDQQIDQALASQFRPEFLNRIDEVIRFRPLGPADLQRIVRLQLAELARLLAEQHLELEVPEPVVQALAEQGYEPEYGARPLRRVLRRQLENPLATELLAERFSGARGVRVEPGNPLTFVPLG is encoded by the coding sequence ATGCCCCCAAGCCTCACCAGCGAACCAGATCGCTTCAGCGAAGACGCCTGGGAGTTGCTTTTGTCCTCCCAGGACACGGCTCGCCGCTGGCGCCATGGCGCCATGGATGTGGAGCATCTGCTGCAGACCCTGCTGCTGGAGAGACGCTTCGGGCGCTGGCTGGATCCCCTGCCGCTTGAGCCAGATCGCCTGCTCGATCAGCTCGAGAGTTTCTGCGTCGACCAGCCCGGCAGCGCCGGTGGTGAGTTGTACATCGGCGATGCTCTCGAGGATCTGCTCGAGGATGGCGACCGCTGCCGGGCCGCCTGGGGCGACCCTCTTTTAGACGTATCCCACCTGCTGGTGGCATTGGTGCGCGATCCCCGGATCGGGGCGCCATTGCTGGTGGCTGAGGGGCTCAGCGAAGACTTGCTGCAACGCCAGTTTCGGCCTGGCTCCCCTGCCAGCCCAACCCCACCGGCTCCTGCTCCCCCGCAGGCGCCAGCTCCCGCCCCCGACGCCTGGATCGATGCGGGCCCGTCTCCGCTGGCGCCGGTCGCTGCCGCCCCACTTGCAGCCCCACTGGTTGCCGCCCCACTGGAGCAGGAGCCGCCCGAGCCCAGTGCACTGGAGCTCTACGGCCGCGACCTCACCGCAGCGGCCCGGGCTGGCGAACTCGACCCGGTGATCGGCCGCGACCTGGAGATGCGCCGCCTGATTCAGGTGCTCTCACGCCGCAGCAAGAACAACCCGGTGCTGATCGGTGAGCCCGGCGTCGGCAAAACCGCCGTGGCCGAGTTGCTGGCCCAGCGGATCGTGGCCGGCGAGGTGCCCGACTCGCTGCAGGGTCTGCGGCTGGTGGCCCTGGATTTGGGCGCCTTGATCGCTGGGGCCAAGTTTCGCGGCCAGTTTGAGGAGCGCCTGCGGGCCGTGCTCAAGGAGGTGCACGACGCCGATGCCGTTCCTGGTGCCGCCGGGGTGGTGCTGTTTATCGACGAGCTGCACACGGTGGTGAGCGGCGATCGCTCCAATGCCGACGCCGGCAGCGTGCTCAAGCCAGCCCTGGCCCAGGGCTACCTGCGCTGCATCGGCGCCACCACCGCCGAGGACTACCGCCGCAGCATCGAGAAGGATCCCGGCCTGGATCGCCGCTTCCAGCAGGTGCTGATCAAAGAGCCAGGCCTCGACACCTGTGTGGAAATTCTGCGGGGTCTAAAGGAGCGCTACGAGTTGCACCACGGCGTGGCCATCACCGACCAGGCTCTGGTGGCAGCAACCCGCCTGGCCGACCGCTACATCGCCGATCGCTGCCTGCCCGATTCGGCCATTGATCTGGTGGACGAGGCGGCCGCCCAGTTGCGCATGGAGGTCACCTCCAAGCCCCAGCTGGTGGAAGCTGCCGAAGCCGAGCTGCGCCGAGTGGAGTTGGCCCTGCTCTCGGCTGAGGCGGCGCCGCTGGAGGAGCGGCTGCAGTTGCAGGAGCAGCGCCGCCGCGCCACCGAGACCCTGCTGGCGTTGCAGCAGCGTTGGCAGGCGGAGCGGGAGCGGCTGGCGGAGCTGCGCGAGCTGTTGCAGCAAGACGAAGACCTGCGCCACGCCATCACCGAGGCCGAGCGGGAGGGTGACTATGAGGAAGCAGCCCGGTTGCAGCACGACCAGCTCAATGGCTTGCAGCAGCGTCGCGAAACCCTTGAGGCCGAACTGAAGGGGGAGACGATCCTGCGTGAACAGGTGGAGGAGGGCGACATCGCCGATGTGGTGGCCCGCTGGACCGGCATTCCGGTGCAGCGCCTGCTGGCGGGGGAGCGCCAGAAATTGCTGGAGCTGGAGCAACTCCTGGGCGAGCGGGTGGTGGGCCAGCTAGAGGCGGTGGCGGCGGTGGCCGCGGCGATCCGCCGCGCCCGGGCCGGCATGCAGTCGCCAACGCGGCCGGTGGGTTCGTTTTTATTTCTGGGCCCCACCGGCGTGGGCAAAACCGAGCTGGCTAAGGCTCTGGCGGCGGCGCTTTTCGACGAGGACGACGCCCTGGTGCGCCTCGACATGAGCGAATTCATGGAGCGCAACGCCGTGGCCCGGCTGGTGGGGGCGCCCCCTGGCTACGTGGGCTACGAGGAGGGCGGTCAGCTCACCGAGGCGGTGCGGCGCCGGCCCTACGCGGTTTTGTTGCTTGATGAGGTGGAGAAGGCCCACCCGGAGGTGTTCAATTTGCTGCTGCAGGTGCTCGACGACGGCCGCCTGACCGATTCCCAGGGCCGCACCGTGGACTTTCGCCACACGGTTGTGATCATGACCAGCAACCTGGCCAGCCGCGCCATCCTCGACAGTGCAAAGGCGGCACGGGAGGCGGGCGTGGAGCCTGACCAGCAGGCCTGGCGCGATCAGCAGACCTGGCTCGACCAGCAAATAGACCAAGCATTAGCCAGCCAGTTTCGGCCGGAATTCCTTAACCGCATTGACGAGGTGATCCGCTTCCGCCCCCTTGGCCCGGCCGACCTGCAGCGCATCGTGCGCCTACAACTGGCCGAGCTGGCCCGGCTGCTGGCTGAGCAGCACCTGGAGCTGGAGGTGCCGGAGCCGGTGGTGCAGGCCCTGGCTGAGCAGGGTTACGAGCCCGAATACGGCGCCCGGCCCCTGCGGCGGGTGCTGCGGCGCCAGCTGGAAAATCCCCTGGCCACCGAGCTGCTGGCGGAGCGCTTCAGTGGAGCTCGGGGCGTGCGCGTTGAGCCGGGCAATCCCTTGACGTTTGTGCCCCTCGGCTAG
- the secE gene encoding preprotein translocase subunit SecE — protein sequence MDQTPPTPDSKEAEPSPDASISPAAASAVPEGFAAATLAELRKVVWPSRQQLFSESVAVILMVSLSAAAIAAIDRFYGWGANQVFR from the coding sequence GTGGACCAAACCCCCCCAACTCCCGACTCCAAAGAGGCAGAACCCAGCCCCGATGCGTCCATTTCGCCTGCCGCAGCCTCGGCGGTGCCTGAAGGCTTTGCTGCCGCCACCCTGGCGGAGCTCCGCAAAGTCGTTTGGCCCAGCCGTCAGCAGCTGTTTAGCGAATCGGTGGCCGTGATCTTGATGGTGAGTCTCTCGGCGGCAGCGATCGCCGCCATCGATCGTTTTTATGGCTGGGGGGCTAATCAGGTGTTCCGTTGA
- the nusG gene encoding transcription termination/antitermination protein NusG: protein MAPVSEVLEAPAPVEKMQVARWYAVQVASSCEKKVKATLEQRAVTLGVDNRILEIEIPQTPGMKLKKDGSRQSTEEKVFPGYVLVRMVLDEDTMMAVRSTPNVINFVGAEERRATAKARGHIKPRPLSRTEVDRIFKRAAEKKAVVKVDLAEGDQILVTAGPFKDFQGEVIEVSGERNKLKALLSIFGRETPVELEFSQISKQS, encoded by the coding sequence CTGGCGCCCGTGTCTGAGGTGCTGGAAGCACCGGCGCCGGTTGAGAAGATGCAGGTGGCCCGCTGGTACGCCGTGCAGGTGGCCTCCAGCTGCGAGAAGAAGGTGAAGGCAACGCTCGAGCAGCGCGCCGTCACCTTGGGCGTCGACAACCGGATCCTCGAGATCGAGATCCCCCAGACCCCGGGGATGAAGCTGAAGAAGGATGGCTCGCGCCAGAGCACGGAGGAAAAGGTGTTCCCTGGCTATGTGCTGGTGCGAATGGTGCTCGACGAAGACACCATGATGGCGGTGCGCAGCACCCCAAACGTGATCAATTTCGTGGGGGCAGAGGAGCGGCGTGCAACGGCCAAGGCCCGCGGCCACATCAAGCCTCGGCCGCTCAGCCGCACAGAAGTGGATCGCATCTTTAAGCGAGCCGCAGAAAAGAAGGCAGTCGTCAAGGTGGATCTCGCCGAAGGCGATCAGATCCTGGTTACGGCTGGTCCTTTCAAGGATTTCCAGGGTGAGGTGATCGAGGTTTCCGGCGAGCGCAACAAGCTCAAGGCCCTGCTCTCGATCTTTGGCCGGGAAACCCCGGTGGAGCTCGAGTTTTCCCAGATCAGCAAGCAGAGCTAG
- the rplK gene encoding 50S ribosomal protein L11, with protein sequence MAKKVVAVIKLALQAGKANPAPPVGPALGQHGVNIMAFCKEYNARTQEKAGYVIPVEISVFEDRSFTFITKTPPASVLISKAAGIEKGAATSAKGSVGAISRAQLEEIAKTKLPDLNCTSVESAMRIIEGTARNMGVAVND encoded by the coding sequence ATGGCCAAGAAAGTCGTTGCCGTTATCAAGCTGGCCCTCCAAGCCGGCAAAGCCAACCCCGCGCCGCCGGTGGGCCCTGCCCTCGGTCAGCACGGCGTCAACATCATGGCGTTCTGCAAGGAGTACAACGCTCGGACGCAGGAGAAGGCTGGATATGTGATCCCGGTTGAAATTTCGGTCTTTGAAGACCGCAGCTTCACCTTCATCACCAAGACCCCTCCCGCTTCCGTGCTGATCTCCAAAGCAGCCGGTATCGAGAAGGGTGCCGCCACCTCTGCCAAGGGTTCGGTGGGTGCCATCAGCCGCGCCCAGCTCGAGGAGATCGCCAAAACCAAGCTGCCCGACCTCAACTGCACCAGCGTTGAATCGGCCATGCGCATCATCGAAGGCACCGCCCGCAACATGGGCGTCGCCGTTAACGATTAA
- the rplA gene encoding 50S ribosomal protein L1 gives MPKISKRFLALSAKVEDRSYSPLEAIELVQTNANAKFDETLEAHVRLGIDPKYTDQQLRTTVALPHGTGQAIRIAVIARGEAVAAAKAAGADLAGDDDLVDQIAKGEMNFDLLIATPDMMPKVAKLGRVLGPRGLMPNPKAGTVTTDLAGAINEFKAGKLEFRADRSGIVHVRFGKASFTAANLLENLKALQETIDRNKPSGAKGRYWRSLYVTSTMGPSVEVDFSALQDLKQEG, from the coding sequence ATGCCGAAAATCTCCAAGCGCTTCTTAGCGCTCAGCGCCAAGGTCGAAGACCGCAGCTACAGCCCTCTAGAGGCCATTGAGCTGGTTCAGACCAACGCCAACGCCAAGTTTGACGAAACCCTGGAGGCCCACGTGCGCCTCGGGATCGACCCCAAGTACACCGACCAGCAGCTGCGCACCACCGTGGCCCTGCCCCACGGCACCGGCCAGGCCATCCGCATTGCCGTGATCGCCCGCGGTGAAGCCGTGGCCGCCGCCAAGGCTGCCGGCGCCGACCTCGCTGGTGACGACGATCTGGTGGATCAGATCGCCAAAGGCGAGATGAACTTCGACCTGCTGATCGCCACCCCGGACATGATGCCCAAGGTGGCCAAGCTTGGCCGGGTGCTCGGTCCCCGCGGCCTGATGCCCAACCCCAAGGCAGGCACCGTCACCACCGATCTGGCTGGCGCCATCAACGAGTTCAAGGCCGGCAAACTTGAGTTTCGCGCCGACCGCAGTGGCATCGTGCACGTGCGCTTTGGCAAGGCCAGCTTCACTGCCGCCAACTTGCTCGAGAACCTCAAGGCCCTGCAGGAGACCATCGATCGCAACAAGCCCAGCGGTGCCAAAGGCCGCTATTGGAGGAGCCTCTATGTGACCTCCACCATGGGCCCTTCGGTGGAAGTCGACTTCTCGGCCCTGCAGGACCTCAAGCAGGAAGGCTGA
- a CDS encoding ABC transporter permease subunit (The N-terminal region of this protein, as described by TIGR01726, is a three transmembrane segment that identifies a subfamily of ABC transporter permease subunits, which specificities that include histidine, arginine, glutamine, glutamate, L-cystine (sic), the opines (in Agrobacterium) octopine and nopaline, etc.), translating into MPASRRRGTMLLSMVMALVLALVVSLAIPARATPAWTVGTDPTYAPFGMTDGASGELRGFDIELIEAIAKRTGQRLKLTALPFDGLIPALQAGNLDLAISAMTITAERAETVDFSRPYFAAGLGIVVRGGTRGIANLKDLEGRTIAVQIGSTGAKAMAAVPGAKLSTFDSGPLALQELLNGHVEAYVNDLPATLYAIETAGLDGIEIAGKPLTSDFYGIAFPKGSGLREAVNKGLGQVLADGSYARIYERWFGQSPPALPQRAPALDSRRDSAGLDGVQLLRNLIRGAGVTLALTLCSFCLGLIGAGLVAAGLLGANPVIQRCCRIYVDFFRGTPILVQLFVIYFGVPALARQLGVELQLDRFAAAVLALGLNGAAYLAETLRAGIISIDRGQWEASRALGLKPLTALQLIILPQALQRVLPSLANEFITLIKDTSLAAVIGFDELFRQGQLVVATSYRAFEVYLAVALVYLVMTTTASLLFKQLERRLSLPA; encoded by the coding sequence ATGCCTGCCTCTCGCCGCCGCGGCACCATGTTGCTCAGCATGGTGATGGCCTTGGTGCTGGCCTTGGTGGTAAGCCTGGCGATTCCAGCCCGAGCGACCCCCGCCTGGACCGTAGGCACCGATCCCACCTATGCCCCCTTCGGCATGACTGATGGGGCCAGCGGCGAGCTGCGGGGCTTCGATATCGAGCTGATCGAAGCGATCGCCAAGCGCACTGGCCAGCGGCTCAAGCTCACAGCTCTGCCCTTCGATGGCCTGATACCTGCCCTGCAAGCGGGCAACCTCGACCTGGCGATCAGCGCCATGACGATCACCGCCGAGCGGGCAGAAACCGTCGACTTTTCGCGCCCTTATTTTGCCGCTGGCTTGGGCATAGTTGTGCGGGGAGGCACCCGGGGCATCGCCAACCTCAAGGATCTAGAAGGACGCACGATCGCCGTTCAGATCGGTTCCACCGGCGCAAAGGCCATGGCAGCCGTGCCCGGAGCCAAGCTGAGCACCTTTGATTCAGGTCCTCTCGCCCTGCAGGAGCTCCTAAACGGCCACGTGGAGGCCTACGTAAATGACCTTCCTGCCACCTTGTATGCGATCGAAACCGCTGGCCTCGATGGCATCGAGATCGCCGGCAAGCCCCTCACCAGCGACTTCTACGGCATCGCCTTCCCCAAGGGCTCTGGCCTGCGCGAAGCAGTAAACAAGGGGCTGGGCCAGGTACTGGCCGATGGCAGCTACGCCCGTATCTATGAGCGGTGGTTTGGGCAGAGCCCGCCAGCTCTGCCCCAGCGAGCCCCTGCTCTCGATAGCCGCAGGGATAGCGCCGGACTTGACGGGGTGCAGTTGCTGCGCAATTTGATCCGCGGTGCGGGCGTGACCCTGGCGCTGACCCTCTGCTCCTTCTGCCTAGGCCTAATCGGCGCCGGCCTAGTAGCTGCAGGGCTACTGGGTGCCAACCCAGTGATACAGCGCTGCTGCCGCATCTACGTCGACTTCTTTCGCGGCACGCCAATTTTGGTGCAGCTGTTCGTGATCTACTTCGGCGTGCCTGCCCTAGCTCGCCAACTGGGAGTAGAGCTGCAACTAGATCGCTTCGCCGCAGCCGTGCTCGCCCTAGGGCTAAACGGCGCTGCCTACCTAGCCGAAACCCTACGAGCAGGAATTATTTCCATTGACCGAGGCCAATGGGAGGCCTCAAGGGCCCTGGGGCTCAAGCCCCTAACGGCGCTGCAGCTGATAATCCTGCCCCAGGCCCTGCAGCGGGTGCTGCCCTCCTTAGCCAATGAGTTCATCACGCTGATTAAGGACACCAGCCTGGCGGCGGTGATCGGCTTCGACGAACTTTTCCGCCAAGGGCAGCTGGTGGTGGCCACCAGCTACCGGGCGTTTGAGGTTTACCTAGCGGTGGCCTTGGTGTATCTAGTGATGACCACCACGGCCTCGCTGCTGTTCAAGCAGCTGGAGCGGCGACTCAGCCTTCCTGCTTGA
- the rplJ gene encoding 50S ribosomal protein L10, whose protein sequence is MGRTLESKQQIVDELKVLLGEAEMALVLDFKGLSIKEMSDLRIRLQASKGVCKVTKNTLMRRAIDGNTAWSNLDSLLTGTNAFVLVKGDVGGAVKAVQSFQKDTKKSEVKGGLFEGKLLSQNDIKAIGDLPTKEVLMAQIAGAINAVATKLAVGINEVPSGLARALKQHAEGDS, encoded by the coding sequence ATGGGCCGCACGCTGGAGAGCAAGCAACAGATCGTCGATGAGCTCAAGGTGCTCCTCGGCGAGGCCGAAATGGCGCTTGTCCTTGATTTCAAGGGCTTGTCCATCAAGGAGATGTCTGATCTGCGGATTCGTTTGCAGGCCAGCAAGGGGGTGTGCAAGGTGACCAAAAACACCTTGATGCGCCGCGCCATTGATGGAAATACCGCCTGGTCGAATCTCGATTCCCTACTCACCGGCACCAACGCCTTCGTCCTTGTTAAGGGCGATGTAGGCGGTGCGGTGAAGGCCGTGCAGTCCTTCCAGAAGGACACGAAGAAGTCTGAGGTGAAGGGTGGCCTTTTCGAAGGCAAACTCCTCTCCCAAAACGACATCAAGGCCATCGGGGATCTGCCCACCAAGGAGGTGCTCATGGCCCAGATCGCAGGTGCGATCAATGCCGTGGCTACCAAGCTGGCCGTGGGTATCAACGAGGTTCCGTCCGGTCTTGCCCGGGCGCTCAAACAGCACGCCGAAGGCGACAGCTGA
- the rplL gene encoding 50S ribosomal protein L7/L12 — translation MSATTDQILESLKTLSLLEASELVKQIEEAFGVSAAASAGVMMAAAPAAAAEAAEEQTEFDVMLDSFDAAAKIKVLKAVREVTGLGLGEAKALVESAPCAIKEGIAKGEAESIKKAVEEVGGKVSIK, via the coding sequence ATGTCCGCTACAACCGACCAAATTCTCGAGTCACTGAAGACTCTTTCCCTGCTTGAAGCTTCCGAGCTCGTCAAGCAGATCGAAGAGGCTTTTGGTGTATCCGCCGCCGCTTCCGCGGGCGTCATGATGGCCGCAGCTCCCGCTGCTGCTGCTGAAGCCGCCGAGGAGCAGACCGAATTCGACGTCATGCTCGACAGCTTTGACGCCGCTGCCAAGATCAAGGTTCTCAAGGCCGTCCGCGAAGTCACCGGCCTCGGCCTGGGCGAAGCCAAGGCTCTGGTGGAAAGCGCTCCCTGCGCCATCAAGGAAGGCATCGCCAAAGGCGAAGCCGAATCCATCAAAAAAGCTGTGGAAGAAGTCGGCGGCAAGGTTTCGATTAAGTGA
- a CDS encoding DUF3747 domain-containing protein, with product MDPSKPGLTRSQAERRTYRPWRNALLAGAALAALTPWAEAANLFNSRPLDASSFAVLARPLGRSDWNLLVLEQIQPQPRCWQERPDGLIDPALNRFNFTGICSRYLDSNGYSLRIGDQDLASRYRLQLRQSGNELQLQASTPSDPTTLVVARAQVPLRDRDGFVALKLESGWDLQRRTFGEQTLNHLYFANAAPLPKLLAAASGSSQPPARPGAQLGLRPPVAPPSLLAQGMGQGPIRLPVIPFRD from the coding sequence ATGGACCCATCCAAACCGGGCCTGACCAGGAGCCAGGCAGAGCGCCGAACCTACCGTCCCTGGCGAAACGCCCTGCTGGCAGGTGCGGCCCTGGCCGCCCTCACCCCCTGGGCAGAGGCCGCCAACCTGTTCAATAGCCGGCCGCTCGATGCGAGCAGCTTCGCCGTGCTGGCGCGGCCCCTGGGGCGCAGCGACTGGAACCTGCTGGTGCTTGAGCAGATCCAACCCCAACCCCGCTGCTGGCAGGAGCGCCCCGACGGCCTGATCGACCCGGCCCTCAACCGCTTCAACTTCACCGGCATCTGCAGCCGCTATCTCGACAGCAACGGCTACTCCCTGCGCATCGGCGATCAGGATCTGGCCAGTCGCTACCGGCTGCAGCTGCGCCAGAGCGGCAACGAACTGCAACTGCAGGCCAGCACCCCCAGCGATCCCACCACCCTGGTCGTTGCCCGCGCCCAGGTGCCCCTGCGGGATCGAGACGGGTTTGTAGCCCTGAAACTCGAATCAGGCTGGGACCTGCAACGCCGCACCTTTGGCGAGCAGACCCTCAATCACCTGTACTTCGCCAACGCCGCACCCCTGCCCAAGCTACTAGCCGCAGCCAGCGGCAGCTCCCAACCCCCAGCCAGGCCTGGAGCCCAGCTCGGCCTGCGGCCGCCTGTTGCCCCCCCGAGCCTGCTGGCCCAGGGCATGGGCCAGGGCCCGATTCGCTTGCCAGTAATTCCCTTCCGCGATTGA
- a CDS encoding ribonuclease H, whose translation MKVVAAACDGACSGNPGPGGWGALLRFEDGTVHEMGGADRATTNNRMELTAALALLEAIKELPRPDQLSIRTDSRYLIDGFSKWIQGWKRKGWRTASGGAVLNRDLWEQLDQARLEGVSLVHVKGHSGDPDNDRCDAIAVAFSKGQMPAMAAGEVIATARIEADVPADVPADGPSTKNASPGPAIADPAPAGLQQLLSRLELADRFAGQGYGLSLVELAQLVEQPLQQLERRSGPWRWRDWQVLPLAGGRWRLQRDEGGLDARE comes from the coding sequence GTGAAAGTGGTGGCTGCGGCCTGTGATGGTGCTTGCAGTGGCAATCCGGGCCCAGGCGGCTGGGGGGCCTTGCTGCGCTTCGAGGATGGCACGGTGCATGAGATGGGCGGCGCCGATCGGGCCACCACCAACAACCGCATGGAGCTCACCGCAGCCCTGGCCCTGTTGGAGGCCATCAAGGAGCTGCCCCGTCCGGACCAGCTCAGCATTCGCACCGACAGCCGCTACCTGATCGATGGTTTCAGCAAGTGGATCCAGGGCTGGAAGCGCAAGGGCTGGCGCACGGCCTCCGGCGGGGCGGTGCTCAATCGGGATCTATGGGAGCAGCTGGACCAGGCCCGGCTTGAAGGGGTGTCCCTGGTGCACGTCAAGGGTCACAGCGGTGATCCAGACAACGACCGCTGTGATGCCATCGCCGTGGCCTTTTCCAAGGGTCAGATGCCGGCCATGGCGGCTGGCGAGGTGATCGCCACTGCCCGGATCGAAGCCGATGTTCCTGCCGACGTCCCTGCTGATGGTCCCAGCACTAAAAACGCCTCCCCTGGACCAGCGATTGCCGACCCGGCCCCTGCTGGCCTGCAGCAGCTGCTGAGCCGCCTTGAGCTAGCCGATCGCTTCGCTGGCCAGGGCTACGGTCTCAGCTTGGTGGAGCTGGCCCAGCTGGTGGAGCAGCCCTTGCAGCAACTGGAGCGCCGCAGTGGCCCCTGGCGCTGGCGCGACTGGCAGGTGTTGCCCCTGGCTGGAGGGCGCTGGCGTTTGCAACGGGACGAGGGAGGATTGGACGCGCGGGAGTAG
- a CDS encoding quinone-dependent dihydroorotate dehydrogenase, which yields MVDSGSSSRAGTSTVRTSTDALYGRLVGPLLGRDDGADAEQLSQLTLTALAQASLRRQWPLVSGALAGLAAELQRPDPRLEQTLFGCRFSNPVGLAAGFDKNGVAAGIWHLFGFGFAELGTVTWHGQPGNPKPRLFRLAAERAALNRMGFNNGGAQVLRRTLERQQLPAPGQRPAVLGINLGKSKITSLELAPDDYASSLELLAPLADYAVINVSSPNTPGLRELQEETLLRRLVERLRRLPACPPLLVKIAPDLEDDAIDAIARMAYEEGLAGVIAVNTSLHRLGLEQRRLVQTGRTLAEEAGGLSGVPLRGRALEVLRRLRATAGPALPLIGVGGIDSAESAWERITAGASLVQLYTGWIYGGPALVPQILEGLASQLDRHGLSHISAAVGTGLAWR from the coding sequence ATGGTGGATTCAGGCTCATCGAGCAGGGCTGGCACCAGCACGGTTCGCACCAGCACAGATGCTTTGTATGGGCGGCTGGTGGGTCCGCTGCTGGGCCGCGATGACGGCGCTGACGCCGAGCAGCTCAGCCAGCTCACCCTTACGGCCCTGGCCCAGGCCTCTTTGCGGCGCCAGTGGCCCTTGGTGAGTGGCGCCCTGGCGGGCTTGGCCGCTGAGCTGCAGCGCCCCGATCCCCGGCTGGAGCAAACCCTGTTTGGCTGCCGCTTCTCTAACCCGGTGGGCCTGGCGGCAGGATTTGACAAAAACGGTGTAGCAGCAGGGATCTGGCATTTGTTTGGTTTTGGCTTCGCCGAGCTGGGCACGGTCACCTGGCACGGCCAGCCGGGCAATCCCAAGCCACGGCTGTTTCGTTTGGCTGCCGAGCGGGCGGCGCTCAACCGCATGGGCTTCAACAACGGCGGCGCCCAGGTGCTGCGCCGCACCCTGGAGCGCCAGCAGCTGCCGGCACCGGGCCAGCGCCCGGCAGTGCTGGGCATCAACCTGGGCAAATCCAAGATCACCTCCCTGGAGCTGGCCCCCGACGACTACGCCTCCTCCCTGGAGCTACTCGCCCCCCTAGCCGACTATGCGGTGATCAATGTGAGCTCGCCCAACACGCCGGGCCTGCGGGAGCTGCAGGAGGAAACCCTGTTGCGGCGCCTGGTGGAGCGGCTGCGGCGCTTGCCGGCCTGCCCGCCGCTGCTGGTGAAGATCGCGCCGGATCTGGAAGACGACGCCATTGATGCCATCGCCCGCATGGCCTACGAGGAGGGGCTGGCCGGCGTAATCGCCGTGAACACCAGCCTGCATCGCCTTGGCCTGGAGCAGCGGCGCCTGGTGCAGACGGGTCGCACCCTGGCCGAGGAGGCCGGCGGTCTCAGCGGAGTGCCCCTACGGGGCAGGGCCCTGGAAGTGCTGCGGCGGCTGCGGGCTACGGCGGGTCCAGCCTTGCCCCTGATTGGCGTAGGCGGGATCGATTCGGCCGAGAGCGCTTGGGAGCGGATCACCGCGGGGGCGTCGTTGGTGCAGCTCTATACCGGCTGGATCTATGGCGGGCCGGCGCTGGTGCCGCAGATTTTGGAAGGTCTGGCGTCCCAGCTGGATCGCCATGGCCTCAGCCATATCAGCGCAGCCGTGGGCACGGGTCTGGCCTGGCGCTGA